The Vicinamibacteria bacterium nucleotide sequence CTCGTTCCTTTCCAGAACGTAACCGGCGAGAAGCGCACGATCGCAGATCAAGTTGATGAGCCGCGGTATTCCTTTCGAGTAGCGTCGAATAGCCCGGAACGCGCCCGACGTGAAGTCGACCTGGCCGATTCCCCCGGCCACCGCGAGCCGATGTCGGATGTACTGTTTGAGCTCGCGCCCTTCGAGAGGAGTCAGATGATATCGGGCGGTGATGCGTTGAGCGAGCTGCCTCAGATCGTTCTGAGCGAGCTTGTCGTTGAGCTCGGACTGTCCGATCAAGACGATCTGTATGAGCTTCTCGGTGTCGGTCTCCAGATTGGAGATGAGGCGGACCTGCTCGAGCACGTCTCGGGACAGATTCTGAGCCTCGTCGATGACGAGAACGATGCTCTTGCCCGACTCGTGGGAGTCCAGCAGGAAGCGGTGCAGGGCGTCGACGAGATCCTTGTCCGATGTCGCGTCGCTCTCTACCCCGAGATCCCGATTGACGGATCGCAAGAGATCCGTGGCACCGAGCGCCGGGTAGAGGATGAAGGCGCTCAGCGTGTTCTGGTCGAGCCGGTCGAGGAAATAGCGGCAGAGCGTCGTCTTGCCCGTTCCCACTTCCCCGGTAACCACCATGAACCCGCCGCGCTGCCGGAGCCCGAACTCCAGATGAGCGAAAGCTTCGTGGTGCTTGCCCGACAGGTAGAGAAACTTCGGATCGGGCGTGAGGTTGAACGGCTTCTCGCGAAAGCCGTAGAAGGCCTCGTACATCGATCTACGTTCGAAAGTAAGCGTAATCTATCACGAATGGTCTAGCCAATTGTATATTCTCTGGAGTCAGAAGATGCCGAGAATACGCGTCCTTGGGTCCGCCCTGCTGCCACTCGTCTTCGCCGCCGCCTGCGGCGCTCCCCGGGCAACCGCAGTCCAGGGCGAAATTGCCGCCGTCATCGATCGCGGCATCGCCGAGGGCTCGGATCGATTCGATCACGCGCTCTGGGATGCCATCTTGCGAGCCAACGCGAAGAGCGAAGGCCGCCGGTTCGACTACACCGGACTGAAGGAGGAGGAAGAAAGGCTCGACGCTTATCTCCACGCTCTCGCCGGAGCGGACCTGGCGCGCCTGACGGCATCCGAGCTCCAGGCGCTCTTCATCAACGCATACAATGCCTACACGGTCAAGTCGATCCTCGATCACGTGAAGGAGGACGGTGCCTACGAGATCGAGAGTATCCGCGACATAGCGGACGTTTTCGTTCGTAAGCGACACGTGGTGGGGGGATTCGAGCTGAGCCTGGACAACATCGAGCACGACATACTTCGACCAGTCTTTCGAGATCCTCGAGTGCACTTCGCGGTCAATTGCGCATCCATCTCCTGCCCGCCGCTCCCGGTGCGCGCTTTCGACGGAGAGCGTCTGGACGAGCAGCTCGAGGCCGCGACGAAGAACGTTCTCACCGACGCCGAATATGTCTCCGTGGTCGATGACGCCCTGCTCGTGACGAAGATCTTCGAGTGGTATGGCGAGGACTTCGTGAATCCCGAGTTTCGCGGGAGCGAGCCGAGCCTCGCTGCGTTCATCAGGAAGTACGCGGACGACCCGCTGCGCGAGTGGATCACGTCGCGCGGTGAAAAGGTAAGGGTGCGATTCCGCGACTACGACTGGGGCCTGAACCGATCTACTTGACTTTCTCCCCCCGTGCGAGAATGTCCGATCTCTCGGTGAGCGCCGGATCGTTGACCCCGTACTGGGCGGCAAGCTTCGCATGCTCGACGAGCGTCTGGACCAGCGCCTCGTCCTCCGGGGTGCAAGGACAACCCGGCTTGATCTGGCCGAAACTGGACCACGCTAATCCCCAGTGCGCGAGCCCGTAGTTCGGGTAGGCCTCCACGGCCTTCTGGAAGTACTGGGCGGCATCGGAAAACTGCTGCTTGTCCTTGAGCGTCACGCCATAATAGGCCCAGCCCAGAGCGTTCTGGTAGTCGGGAAGAGACACCGCCTTCTGCAGCGTGCCGTGGGCGTTGTCGAGCTGCTGGGCCTCGTAGTACCCGACACCAAGCTCGGTGAGGTAGTCGGGATTGTCGCCTTCGAGTGACGCGGCCTTCTCGAGCTCGGGAAGCGCCTCCATCTTCTGACCCTGCATGCGCTGCTGGCGGCCTTTCCGGTAGTGAGCCTCGGCGAGGGCATCATCGAGCTCGGCAGCTTTCGAGAACGAAGCGAGGGCTTGGTCGTTGGCACCGGAAGCTTCGTGGGCGAGCCCCATGTAGAGATGCGCTTTGGCGTTGTCCGGCATCTTCTCCAATGCCTGGGACATGAGCGTGCCCGCCTCCTGAAGCTTTCCCTGGGAGACGTATATTTCGGCCAGAGCGAGATAGGCGTCCGTGCTGTTCGGATTCAGGTCGATGACCTTCTGGTAGTAGGTCGACGCCATGGTCAGATTGCCCTGCGCCTTGTAAACCTGGGCAAAGGCCAAGTTCGCATCGGGGTCGTTCGGGTTCACGGTGATGGCCATGGCGAGATCGGAGTAAGCCTCATCCGGCTTGCCGAGCGCGTTGTTGGCGAGCCCGCGGACGGCTCGGGCCCGAGTGAGCTGGCTGTTCAGCTCGATCGCCTTGGTGGCAGTGTCGACGGCGCCCTGATAGTCCCCCTTGCGGTAGAGGATGTCAGCAAGACCCGCCTGTGATTCGGCCGTCGAGGAATCGAGCTCGAGCGCTTTTCGAAACGCGCTCTCGGCCTCGTCGACTTTCCCTTCGGCGAGCGATGCCTCTCCGAGCGTCGAGTAGGCGACCGCGCTCGTGGGAGCTAGCTCGAGCGCTTTGCGCGCCATCGCCGCGGCTTCGGAGAGCGCCCCGGTCTTGGCGAGACCGAGGGCCAAGCTCACGTGCACGTCGGCGCTTTGCGGGTTCGTCTCGACGGCTTTCGGCCCCACTTCGACGACCCTGGGATAGTTCGCCGTTTTCGCGTAAGCCAGGACCATGCCTTCGTAACACTCAGCTTGCTCTGCGGCGTCCTCGAGATGCTCGACGGCGAGCGCATAGGCATCGGCGGCGTTCTCCCACTCCTCGAAATCCTTGTAGATCCGGGCGAGCTTCAAACGCACGTCGCCCCTCTCGGGATAGTCCTGCAAGACGCGAAGGTAGAACCCTCCCGCCTCGGCCGGCTTTCCGTCCTTCATTCTCTCCTCGGCCAGCTCGAGAGCTCTCCTGACCTCTCTCTGGTCCAGAGGCTTTTCGTCCTGTGCGATGCCGGCCGCGGTGAATAGCAAGCTGAGGCCCACGACCATCGCTGACTGGAGCGCCGGAAAAGTCCTCATGACATCCCTCCTCCAGGAAAATCGTTGCCATCCTAACTCCTCGCACCGATTCGATTCAACCATGCCGTGTTTCATTCGTGCATTGAGCCGGGCTACCATGCGTCATGGCTCGCCACCGGCTCCTCGTCGGCTCGTCCGCGGCGGCCCGGCGCGAGCGAGGCCGTGACTGGCTCATCGAGCGAGCTTCCCGGAGTCCGTTCCTCGTCGTCTCTTCGCAGCAGGAGTCGGCGGACCACTTCGTTCGGGAACTAGCACTCACACAAGGTTCTTTGTTCGGCTGCGTTCGCACCACTCTCGACGGCCTCGCCTTCCGTCTCGCGGCCTCGGCGATGGCCCGCGTCGCCACCGCGTCACACAGCCGGCTCGGTCAAGAGGCGTTGATGGCGCGCGTCGTCCACGAGGCCGGAAGAGAGGGACGCCTCGGGCCATTCGAGAACGTCGCCGCTGGCCCCGGGCTCGTCCGCGCTTTGACGACGACCCTGCTCGAGTGCCGTCATCACGAGATTTCCAGCCCGTCGCTGGAGATGCTGGGGGGTACGGGTGAGTACCTGGCCCATCTTCTATCGCGATACGAGCAGCAATCGCTCGAGAGGGGCATCGCCGATCGGGCTCGTGTCCTCGCGCTGGCCAGTGACGCGGCTCGCGGGATCGATCGCCCTACGCTACTGCTCGACGTGCCGATTCACTCACCACTCGAGGCCGCCTTGATCGAGGCCATCGCCGAACACGCACCGATACTCGCAACCGTACCCGAAGGGGATACCCGATCGCTCGAGCGGCTGGCGGAAGCTCTCCGGGTATCTCCCGAACGGATTTCTCTCCACGAGGGCACCAGCTCCGCCATCCGTGATCTCCAGCGCTTCGTATTCTCGGGCGAGGCGCCGCCGTCGCGCGAAGCGACTTCGCACGTCGTCATCCTGTCCGCTCCCGGCGAAGCCCAGGAGGCCGTGGAGATCGCCCGCGCCATCCATGCCGAAGCCTCACAAGGTACGTCCTTCGACACGATGGCCGTCCTGCTCCGCTCGCCAGAGGCCTACACCCCGCACCTCGAAGAGGCATTCCGGCGGGCTTCGATTCCTGGGTACTTCGAAAATGGAACCCTTCGTCCCGATCCGTCGGGACGTGCATTTCTTTCACTACTCGATTGCGCGGCGGAAGAACTGGCCGCGACGCGTTTCGCCGAGTACCTGTCTCTTTCCCAGCTGCCTCAGGTGACCGCCGAAGGCGAGCCGGTGTCGGAGCCGGAGGAGGACATTCTGTGGGCACCGGCTCGTCATGCGCTCGCTCCGCAACCTCGGGACCGGGAGCCGGTTCAGCTCGAGCTTTTCGCCGAGCCCGAGAAAATCGACGAGCCCGAGAAAGCGCCGGTCATCGCCGGACGGGTTCGTGCGCCCTGGCGATGGGAAAAACTGCTCGTGGACGCCGCCGTCATCGGCGGGCTCGATCGCTGGGAGCGCCGGCTCGCGGGCCTCGGTCGCGAGCTCGAGATCCGAATCGCCGAGCTTGCCGACGACGCCAGCGCCGAAGCCGACAGCCTCCGTCGCGAGCGCGAGGATCTCGATCATCTCAAACGCTGTGCCCTTCCTCTCATCGAGAGGCTCGCCGAGCTCCCCCAGTCGAGTGCCTGGGGCGGTTGGCTGGATGCGCTCGAAGGACTCGCCGTCAAGTCCCTTTCGCATCCTGACGGTGTCGTGTCGCTCCTCCAGGAGCTCAGGCCCATGTCGGCCGTCGGTCCCGTCGGGCTTTTCGAGGTTCGCGAAGTCCTCGCCGAACGGCTCACCCTGCTGTCCCAACAACCGGCGGGGTACCGCTACGGAAAGGTCTGGGTAGCGCCCGTCGAGTCCGCGAGAGGGATGCGCTTCGAGGTCGTGCTCGTACCGGGACTCGCCGAGAGGATGTTCCCCCGGAAAATCATGGAAGACCCATTGCTGCTCGACTCCGCCAGATCGAAGCTCGACCGCGCTCTTCCGGTTCAGAAGGATCGGATCGAAAACGAGAGGCTGGCTCTTCGGATCGCCATCGGCGCCGCAACCCGCAAGATCGTATTCAGCTACCCATCACTGGATCTTGGAAAAGGCAGGGCGAAGGTTCCATCGTTCTATCTCCTCGAGGTCGCTCGCGCAAGCCAGGGCCGCCTTCCCGATTTCGAGACGCTCGAGCGGGAGGCGGCGAGCACTTCCGGCGCACGACTCGGTTGGCCCGCACCACGCGATCGGACGAAAGCGGTTGACACGACCGAGTTCGACCTAGCGTTTCTGGCCGACTCTTCATCCAAGAAACCGGGCGCCGGGCGGTATCTAATCCGCGAGAGTCCGACCCTGGCCCGCTCGCTTCGCGCCCGCTTTCAGCGCGGGCGGGGGGGGCGCTTCACGCCGGTCGATGGTTTCCTCGAACCTTCGCCCGCGGCGAAGAGCCAGCTTCGAGAACATCGCCTCGGCGCCCGTGCTTATTCGGTCACGTCTCTCGAGAAATATGCCGCCTGTCCGTATCGTTTCTACCTGAACGCCATCGTCCGCTTGAGACCGCGGGAGACGGCCGAATCGGTCACCCACCTCGACGCCCTGACGCGAGGCCGCATTCTTCACGACGCTCAGTTCTACGTGTTGGAGCGACTCGCGGAGACGAGACAGCTTCCGGTCACCGCCGAGGGCCTCGACGACGTCCTGAGAACCTTCGAGGCGGTGTTCGACGAGGTGACCGAACGATTCTATGAAGAGCTTGCCCCGGCAATCGATCGCATCTGGCAGGACGAGATCGAGCGTATCCGCTTCGATCTGCGGGGCTGGCTTCGTCGCGAGGCTGAGAGCTCCCAGGGTTTCGTCCCCCACCGGCGGGAATTCACTTTCGGAATGAGACCTCAAGGACCCGCCGATCCGACGAGTACGCTCCAGGTCGCCGTCCTGCCGAACGGACTCCGGCTGCGCGGCGCCATCGACCTCGTGGAGAAGCGAAGCGACGGCAAAGTTCGGGTGACGGACCACAAGAGTGGAAAGGTCTGGATGCCCGAGAATGCGATCCTGAACGGTGGCGAAAGCCTCCAACCCATTCTGTATTCGCTCGCCTACGAGGCGCTCACGGGTGAGGACGTCGAATCGGCACGCCTCTATTACTGCACGGTGCGCGGGGGTTATTCGGAGCGCGTCGTCCGCCCGGACGAGGAAGCCCTCGATGTCGTGGCCGAGTTCCAGCGACGTCTCGACGAGATCATCGAGGAAGGATTCTTTCCCGCCAATCCCAAACCACCTCTGGGTTGCCGATTCTGCGACTATCTGCCCGTTTGCGGACCGAGAATGGAGATCGACGCGAAGCGCAAGGAGAACGACCCGAGGCTGTCGCCGCTCAACTGGCTGAGGAATCTCACGTGAATCGAGACCTGACCGACGCGAAGGCGAGAGAAGCGATTCGGCAGGCGCTCGATGAGACCCTGGTCGTCGAGGCGGCGGCGGGCACGGGAAAGACGACGGCACTCGTCAGCCGCATCGTCGAGATCGTCAAGACCGGCCGTGGCGAGCTAGCGGGCATCGTGGCGGTGACTTTTACCGAGAAGGCCGCGGGCGAGCTCAAGCTGCGGTTGCGGGGCGCTCTCGAGGACGGGCGAGCCAGCTCTCAGGACGACGCGGTGATCACCAGACTCGAGCAAGGTCTCTCGCAGCTCGAAGAGGCGCACGTCGGCACCATCCACGGATTCTGCAGCGACCTCCTCAAGCAGCGCCCGCTTCAGGCCGGTGTGGATCCACTCTTCGAGGTGGCTACCGACGAGGAGACCGAGCGGCTGTACCACCGCGTCTTCGAACGGTGGCTCGAAACGACTCTCGCCGATCCACCGCCCGGTATCCGGCGCCTGCTCCGGCGTCAGGCAGTCCGCGAGCAGGGCCCGATCGACGAGCTCTACCGCGCCGGGCGCTCGCTTCTCGACGTGCGGGACTTTCGCGCCAACTGGCAGATACGTCCCATCGACAGAGAATCGGCGATCGACGAGCTCGCCGAACGAATCATTTCGCTTTCGGACAAGGCGAGCCACCCTTTCAACCCGCGTGACAATTTCTATCTGGATCTGGCCGATGTGCTCGCCTTCGTCCAGGATCTGCGCTCCCAGGAGCAGGTCAGCGGTAAGAGGGACTACGACGCTCTCGAGCATCGGCTAGCGATCCTGGGCTTCGGCTGGCGCAAGGGACGGGGACCTTACGGCGAGGACGTCCGCCGGGAGGACCTGCTGGCGGAGCGGGATGCGCTCAGGACGGCGCAGGCGGAATTCAGAAAGAAATCGGGTGCCGATCTCGCAGCCCACCTCCAGAACGAGCTTCGGGAGCTCGTCCGGCAATACGAGACGGTGAAAGAGAAGCGTGGCCGGCTCGATTTTCTCGACTTGCTCGTTCGCGCGCGGGACTTGCTGCGAGACGACCGCGACGTTCGCGCCGAGCTGGCGCGTTCATTCACCCATATCTTCGTCGACGAGTTCCAGGACACGGACCCTCTACAGGCCGAGATCCTCTTGCTGCTGAGCGCGGACGGTTCCGAAGAGGACGACTGGAGGAGGATTCGACCGATTCCCGGCAAGCTGTTCGTCGTCGCCGATCCCAAGCAGTCCATCTATCGATTCCGCCGCGCCGACGTGGCGCTCTATCAGCGGGTGAAACGCCAGCTCATCGCCGCCGGCGCGAAACCGGTTTATTTGACCACGAGCTTTCGCTCCGTGCCCGATATCCAGGAGCTGGTCAATGTGGCGATGGCCGGCGCGATGAAGCCGATCGCGGACAATCACCAGGCCGAC carries:
- a CDS encoding AAA family ATPase, producing the protein MYEAFYGFREKPFNLTPDPKFLYLSGKHHEAFAHLEFGLRQRGGFMVVTGEVGTGKTTLCRYFLDRLDQNTLSAFILYPALGATDLLRSVNRDLGVESDATSDKDLVDALHRFLLDSHESGKSIVLVIDEAQNLSRDVLEQVRLISNLETDTEKLIQIVLIGQSELNDKLAQNDLRQLAQRITARYHLTPLEGRELKQYIRHRLAVAGGIGQVDFTSGAFRAIRRYSKGIPRLINLICDRALLAGYVLERNE
- a CDS encoding DUF547 domain-containing protein, translated to MPRIRVLGSALLPLVFAAACGAPRATAVQGEIAAVIDRGIAEGSDRFDHALWDAILRANAKSEGRRFDYTGLKEEEERLDAYLHALAGADLARLTASELQALFINAYNAYTVKSILDHVKEDGAYEIESIRDIADVFVRKRHVVGGFELSLDNIEHDILRPVFRDPRVHFAVNCASISCPPLPVRAFDGERLDEQLEAATKNVLTDAEYVSVVDDALLVTKIFEWYGEDFVNPEFRGSEPSLAAFIRKYADDPLREWITSRGEKVRVRFRDYDWGLNRST
- a CDS encoding tetratricopeptide repeat protein; this encodes MRTFPALQSAMVVGLSLLFTAAGIAQDEKPLDQREVRRALELAEERMKDGKPAEAGGFYLRVLQDYPERGDVRLKLARIYKDFEEWENAADAYALAVEHLEDAAEQAECYEGMVLAYAKTANYPRVVEVGPKAVETNPQSADVHVSLALGLAKTGALSEAAAMARKALELAPTSAVAYSTLGEASLAEGKVDEAESAFRKALELDSSTAESQAGLADILYRKGDYQGAVDTATKAIELNSQLTRARAVRGLANNALGKPDEAYSDLAMAITVNPNDPDANLAFAQVYKAQGNLTMASTYYQKVIDLNPNSTDAYLALAEIYVSQGKLQEAGTLMSQALEKMPDNAKAHLYMGLAHEASGANDQALASFSKAAELDDALAEAHYRKGRQQRMQGQKMEALPELEKAASLEGDNPDYLTELGVGYYEAQQLDNAHGTLQKAVSLPDYQNALGWAYYGVTLKDKQQFSDAAQYFQKAVEAYPNYGLAHWGLAWSSFGQIKPGCPCTPEDEALVQTLVEHAKLAAQYGVNDPALTERSDILARGEKVK
- a CDS encoding PD-(D/E)XK nuclease family protein encodes the protein MARHRLLVGSSAAARRERGRDWLIERASRSPFLVVSSQQESADHFVRELALTQGSLFGCVRTTLDGLAFRLAASAMARVATASHSRLGQEALMARVVHEAGREGRLGPFENVAAGPGLVRALTTTLLECRHHEISSPSLEMLGGTGEYLAHLLSRYEQQSLERGIADRARVLALASDAARGIDRPTLLLDVPIHSPLEAALIEAIAEHAPILATVPEGDTRSLERLAEALRVSPERISLHEGTSSAIRDLQRFVFSGEAPPSREATSHVVILSAPGEAQEAVEIARAIHAEASQGTSFDTMAVLLRSPEAYTPHLEEAFRRASIPGYFENGTLRPDPSGRAFLSLLDCAAEELAATRFAEYLSLSQLPQVTAEGEPVSEPEEDILWAPARHALAPQPRDREPVQLELFAEPEKIDEPEKAPVIAGRVRAPWRWEKLLVDAAVIGGLDRWERRLAGLGRELEIRIAELADDASAEADSLRREREDLDHLKRCALPLIERLAELPQSSAWGGWLDALEGLAVKSLSHPDGVVSLLQELRPMSAVGPVGLFEVREVLAERLTLLSQQPAGYRYGKVWVAPVESARGMRFEVVLVPGLAERMFPRKIMEDPLLLDSARSKLDRALPVQKDRIENERLALRIAIGAATRKIVFSYPSLDLGKGRAKVPSFYLLEVARASQGRLPDFETLEREAASTSGARLGWPAPRDRTKAVDTTEFDLAFLADSSSKKPGAGRYLIRESPTLARSLRARFQRGRGGRFTPVDGFLEPSPAAKSQLREHRLGARAYSVTSLEKYAACPYRFYLNAIVRLRPRETAESVTHLDALTRGRILHDAQFYVLERLAETRQLPVTAEGLDDVLRTFEAVFDEVTERFYEELAPAIDRIWQDEIERIRFDLRGWLRREAESSQGFVPHRREFTFGMRPQGPADPTSTLQVAVLPNGLRLRGAIDLVEKRSDGKVRVTDHKSGKVWMPENAILNGGESLQPILYSLAYEALTGEDVESARLYYCTVRGGYSERVVRPDEEALDVVAEFQRRLDEIIEEGFFPANPKPPLGCRFCDYLPVCGPRMEIDAKRKENDPRLSPLNWLRNLT